A part of Rattus norvegicus strain BN/NHsdMcwi chromosome 4, GRCr8, whole genome shotgun sequence genomic DNA contains:
- the Mrpl35 gene encoding large ribosomal subunit protein bL35m isoform X1, giving the protein MSRFRQPIGTVPGMPVLVLRCAPFLLDIFRHQLFPLLQGLSSLSDTWHMGTRHQSLIVLKLYFRVATLVPSVLKPPVRALTYCSARKGKRKTVKSVVHRFLRLHSGLWLRRKAGYKKKLWKKSTARKKRLREFVFCNKTQSKLLDKMTTSFWKRRNWYTGDPYQMYHDRTNLRV; this is encoded by the exons ATGTCTCGGTTTCGTCAACCTATCGGAACTGTGCCAGGAATGCCTGTCTTAGTTCTGCGCTGCGCACCATTCCTTTTAGACATATTCAGACATCAGTTGTTTCCTCTGCTCCAAGGCTTGTCAAGTCTGTCGGACACCTGGCATATGGGCACACGGCATCAGTCCTTAATAG TTTTAAAACTGTACTTTAGAGTGGCCACATTGGTTCCCAGTGTCTTGAAGCCTCCGGTCAGAGCTCTGACGTACTGCAGTGCacggaaaggaaagagaaagacagtgaAGTCGGTTGTGCATCGCTTCCTCCGACTTCACTCTGGCCTTTGGCTAAGGAGAAAG GCTGGCTATAagaaaaaattatggaaaaagtCAACTGCAAGAAAGAAGCGCTTGAGGGAATTCGTGTTCTGCAATAAGACCCAGAGTAAACTCCTAGATAAAATGACGACATCTTTCTGGAAGAGGCGCAACTGGTACACTGGTGATCCCTACCAGATGTACCATGATCGGACAAACCTGCGGGTATAG
- the Mrpl35 gene encoding 39S ribosomal protein L35, mitochondrial — protein sequence MAASIFMGAVRAASGILRPLNVSVSSTYRNCARNACLSSALRTIPFRHIQTSVVSSAPRLVKSVGHLAYGHTASVLNRVATLVPSVLKPPVRALTYCSARKGKRKTVKSVVHRFLRLHSGLWLRRKAGYKKKLWKKSTARKKRLREFVFCNKTQSKLLDKMTTSFWKRRNWYTGDPYQMYHDRTNLRV from the exons ATGGCGGCCTCCATCTTCATGGGCGCCGTGAGAGCTGCCTCAG GAATATTACGTCCCCTCAATGTCTCGGTTTCGTCAACCTATCGGAACTGTGCCAGGAATGCCTGTCTTAGTTCTGCGCTGCGCACCATTCCTTTTAGACATATTCAGACATCAGTTGTTTCCTCTGCTCCAAGGCTTGTCAAGTCTGTCGGACACCTGGCATATGGGCACACGGCATCAGTCCTTAATAG AGTGGCCACATTGGTTCCCAGTGTCTTGAAGCCTCCGGTCAGAGCTCTGACGTACTGCAGTGCacggaaaggaaagagaaagacagtgaAGTCGGTTGTGCATCGCTTCCTCCGACTTCACTCTGGCCTTTGGCTAAGGAGAAAG GCTGGCTATAagaaaaaattatggaaaaagtCAACTGCAAGAAAGAAGCGCTTGAGGGAATTCGTGTTCTGCAATAAGACCCAGAGTAAACTCCTAGATAAAATGACGACATCTTTCTGGAAGAGGCGCAACTGGTACACTGGTGATCCCTACCAGATGTACCATGATCGGACAAACCTGCGGGTATAG